The proteins below come from a single Scatophagus argus isolate fScaArg1 chromosome 15, fScaArg1.pri, whole genome shotgun sequence genomic window:
- the LOC124072387 gene encoding chromatin modification-related protein EAF1-like: protein MSSTSSTSSTSSSSSTSSTSYSSSLSSLQSFSVPPLPSPLLPYPSFLAKKGMCTFKILPAKSSKDPIVITCSKVPSKPPINVVKTSGSFTLLHPQPPASPMNLVSHRPSAAPGAEPGVKTVTVSAVPAGPSGMLVHQRPASPQTTTTTFHTPAGITQRPPPTPPAPPRSEVTPVPPLNPPGDMINPEPKLACDLVDQDIICLDDEMATMDMVGGAKQSVDVVELDDWVTSDTENSSDFRDETDTEEDKEAISTNMCRAQKSGPSTSEGVPLRRHVHNTLEKQRRARLCQLFERLRTEVGLNERKTSKVSTLKKAVQVIQELTTTKANLRKKKRRLKKRRDFFLSVIAPRTEESRQVNSGRHGSPASETGRKDAGVMEDLLGNTGELTDDSSDEEQTATKAHQEIQSLQKEMARLKSMKMCLNQQRDVYIRQISQRSGKSEQRILRKLQRLSSKQRKLERQHQAANRLPAAAGGGASDLAAPSHLQQEQHQAPQAPPTPGSDTLSTTPVCTPAQKPQTNSQRILHAPRPTSPSVRQDRPRTVPNILSRSKHAARPMTMRQQTVDESLCFQAVVPAEVLSLVSAALPEQQAVTLNPLVAEQTVLQTPPAPGLASVTLNIPNIANQVIHLTSLPHPPTAENINNLLQLVQPSATLQQQQQQQQQQQQQQQQQQQQQQQQQQTAAATATAAAAAAAAAGPRESASSCSSCSLHRIRPLFRPGQRPGPAPCPD, encoded by the exons atgtCGTCcacatcctccacctcctccacttcttcttcctcctccacttcctccacctcctacTCTTCCTCTCTATCTAGCCTCCAGTCCTTCTCTGTGCCCCCCCTGCCCTCTCCACTCCTCCCCTACCCAAGTTTCCTGGCCAAGAAGGGGATGTGCACCTTTAAAATCCTCCCAGCCAAATCCAGCAAGGACCCAATCGTTATCACCTGCTCTAAAGTTCCCTCCAAGCCCCCCATCAATGTGGTGAAGACCTCAGGCTCCTTCACCCTCCTCCATCCTCAACCCCCTGCGTCCCCCATGAACCTCGTATCCCACAGACCCTCCGCAGCTCCCGGGGCCGAGCCTGGGGTCAAAACAGTGACAGTGTCTGCGGTCCCTGCGGGTCCCAGTGGGATGTTAGTCCATCAGAGACCTGCTTCACCtcaaaccaccaccaccaccttccaCACCCCTGCAGGGATCACTCAAAGACCCCCACCTActcctccagcaccaccaaGGTCCGAGGTCACACCCGTACCCCCTCTGAACCCCCCAGGTGACATGATCAACCCAGAGCCGAAGCTGGCCTGCGACCTGGTGGACCAGGACATCATCTGTCTGGATGATGAGATGGCGACCATGGATATGGTGGGCGGAGCTAAGCAGTCAGTAGATGTGGTGGAGCTTGATGACTGGGTGACCAGCGACACAGAGAACTCGTCAGACTTCAGGGACGAGACGGACactgaggaggacaaagaggcGATAAGCACCAAC ATGTGCAGAGCACAGAAGAGTGGACCGTCGACCTCTGAGGGTGTTCCTCTGCGGCGTCACGTTCATAACACGCTGGAGAAGCAGCGTCGAGCGAGgctctgtcagctgtttgaaCGTCTGAGGACAGAAGTGGGACTGAATGAGAGGAAGACTTCAAAGGTGTCCACACTGAAGAAG GCGGTGCAGGTGATCCAGGAGCTCACAACAACTAAAGCCAATctcaggaagaagaagaggaggctgaagaagaggagggattTCTTCCTCAGCGTCATCGCTCCGAGAACAG aggAGAGCAGGCAGGTGAACAGCGGACGCCACGGGTCACCTGCGTCTGAGACGGGAAGGAAAGACGCAGGTGTGATGGAGGATCTGCTGGGCAACACTGGCGAGCTGACGGACGACTCGTCCGATGAGGAGCAAACCGCTACTAAA GCTCATCAGGAAATCCAGAGTCTGCAGAAAGAGATGGCGAGACTGAAGAGTATGAAGATGTGTCTGAACCAGCAGAGGGACGTCTACATCAGGCAGATCTCCCAGAGATCAG GTAAAAGTGAGCAGAGAATCCTGCGGAAGCTGCAGCGACTGTCATCCAAacagaggaagctggagaggCAACACCAGGCAGCCAATCGACTGCCGGCAGCAGCAGGGGGTGGAGCTTCTGATCTTGCGGCACCCTCCCacctgcagcaggagcagcatcAGGCTCCACAAGCTCCTCCCACTCCTGGTTCTGACACACTCTCGACCACACCTGTCTGCACACCTGCTCAGAAGCCTCAGACCAACAGTCAGAGGATCCTCCATGCGCCGAGGCCCACGTCACCATCAGTACGGCAGGACAGACCGAGGACGGTCCCAAACATCCTGTCTCGCAGTAAGCATGCAGCTCGGCCAATGACGATGCGCCAACAGACTGTGGACG AGTCGCTGTGTTTTCAGGCTGTGGTACCGGCTGAGGTTCTGTCTCTGGTCAGTGCTGCATTGCCAGAGCAACAGGCCGTGACCCTGAACCCGCTGGTGGCAGAACAGACAGTTCTGCAGACGCCACCTGCACCAG GTCTGGCCTCTGTCACCCTCAACATTCCCAATATAGCCAATCAGGTCATTCATCTCACCTCACTGCCCCACCCCCCAACAG CTGAGAACATCAacaacctgctgcagctggttcAGCCATCAGCCacactgcagcaacaacaacaacagcagcagcagcagcaacaacaacaacaacaacaacaacaacaacaacaacaacaacaacagacagcagcagcaacagcaacagcagcagcagcagcagcagcagcagcaggtcccAGGGAGTCAGcatcctcctgctcctcctgcagtcTCCACAGGATTAGACCACTCTTCAGACCAGGACAAAGACCAGGACCAGCCCCCTGCCCAGACTGA